In Candidatus Buchananbacteria bacterium CG10_big_fil_rev_8_21_14_0_10_42_9, a single window of DNA contains:
- the ybeY gene encoding rRNA maturation RNase YbeY, translated as MIEIEVNQKVGKVKPKDFWVKLVKIIVRELNLKKSGHVSLAIVGQKEMRKLNFTYRGINAATNVLSFPEAEVKQKIDRLDENYLGEVVLCWSYIKNQATEQKVEFDLMLIWFFIHGVLHLLGYQHDSQKQLMIMESLEHKILAKI; from the coding sequence ATGATTGAAATTGAAGTTAACCAGAAGGTTGGAAAAGTAAAACCAAAGGATTTTTGGGTCAAATTGGTTAAAATAATTGTTCGAGAATTAAATTTGAAAAAATCAGGCCACGTATCCTTAGCTATTGTTGGGCAAAAAGAGATGAGAAAATTAAATTTCACTTACCGCGGCATTAATGCGGCAACTAATGTTTTAAGTTTTCCGGAGGCTGAAGTTAAACAAAAAATTGATAGGTTGGACGAAAATTATTTAGGTGAAGTTGTATTGTGTTGGAGTTATATTAAAAATCAGGCGACTGAGCAGAAAGTTGAATTTGATTTGATGTTAATTTGGTTTTTTATCCACGGCGTGTTACATTTGTTGGGCTATCAACATGATTCCCAAAAACAGTTGATGATTATGGAATCATTGGAGCACAAAATATTAGCCAAAATTTAA